A genomic stretch from Capricornis sumatraensis isolate serow.1 chromosome 4, serow.2, whole genome shotgun sequence includes:
- the LOC138078629 gene encoding olfactory receptor 10AD1-like, with protein sequence MVDTRNGSTVTEFILVGFEQSSSSTRALLFALFLALYSLAMAMNGLIIFITWTDPRLNSPMYFFLGHLSFLDVCFITTTIPQMLMHLVIKNHTLTFASCLTQMYLVFGVGVAECILLAFMAYDRYVAICHPLSYAQIMSRQVCVSLVSTAWSFGLINGILLDYMTFRGPFCRDNHIENFFCEAPIVIALSCGDPQFSLKVIFADAIVVLLSPMVLIVISYARILASILGRNSSGRGKTFSTCASHLTVVIFFYTSAMFSYMNPRSTHGPDKDKPFSLLYTIITPMCNPVIYSFRNKEMKGAMVRALGRSSLSQAESV encoded by the coding sequence ATGGTAGACACAAGGAATGGCAGCACCGTGACTGAGTTTATCCTCGTGGGCTTTGAGCAGAGCTCCTCTTCCACTCGGGCATTGCTCTTTGCCCTCTTCCTAGCCCTCTACAGCCTTGCCATGGCCATGAATGGCCTCATCATCTTCATCACCTGGACAGACCCAAGGCTCAACagccccatgtacttcttccttggCCACCTGTCCTTCCTGGATGTCTgcttcatcaccaccaccatcccacAGATGCTGATGcacttagtgataaagaatcacaCTCTCACCTTTGCCTCTTGTTTAACCCAGATGTATCTGGTTTTTGGTGTGGGTGTGGCTGAGTGCATCCTCCTGGCTTTCATGGCCTATGACCGTTATGTTGCCATCTGCCACCCACTTAGCTATGCCCAGATCATGAGCCGGCAGGTCTGTGTGAGCCTGGTGAGTACAGCCTGGTCCTTTGGGTTGATCAATGGCATCCTTCTTGACTACATGACATTTCGTGGTCCCTTCTGCAGAGACAACCACATAGAAAACTTCTTCTGTGAGGCCCCCATAGTGATTGCTCTCTCCTGTGGAGACCCCCAGTTTAGTCTGAAAGTCATCTTTGCCGATGCCATTGTGGTGCTGCTCAGCCCCATGGTGCTCATTGTCATCTCCTATGCCCGCATCCTGGCCTCCATCCTGGGCAGGAACTCCTCTGGTCGAGGCAAGACCTTCTCTACTTGTGCCTCCCATCTGACCGTGGTCATCTTTTTCTACACCTCAGCCATGTTCTCTTACATGAACCCCCGCAGCACACACGGTCCTGACAAAGACAAGCCCTTTTCCCTCCTCTACACCATCATCACCCCCATGTGCAACCCCGTCATCTACAGTTTCcgaaacaaagaaatgaagggGGCCATGGTGAGGGCCCTTGGGAGGAGCAGCCTTTCCCAGGCAGAGTCTGTGTAG